TCGCACCCCCGCAAGGGCGACCGCCGCGCCGGTCCCGGCGCCGGTTCCCGCACCCGCTCCGGTGTCGGCTGGAAGCGGTGGATCGCCCCCGCCGCGGCCGTCGGCCTCCTGGTCTCCGCCCTCAGCGCCGGCCCGGCGCTCGCGCAGTCGTCGGCCGGGCAGGCGGCCGCCGACCGGGGCAAGCCGGTTCCCGCCGGCTGTCCCTGGATGGACACCTCCAAGTCCCCGGAGAAGCGCGCGCAGCTGCTGCTCGCCGCCAGCACGCTCGACCAGAAGCTGCGCTGGCTCGACGAGCAGGCGGCGAACAACCCGACGCAGACGACCTTCAACGGCGTCACGTATCCGGCGCAGGTGCCGTGCACGCCGACGGTCGCGTACGCGGACGGCCCCGACTACGTCCGCGGGCCGAACGGTGTCACGATCTTCCCGGCGCAGCTCGCGCTCGCCTCGTCGTGGAGCACTGAGCTCGCGACCGCGAAGGGCAAGGCGCAGGCCGACGAGGCGTTCCGCGCGGGCCGCAACGGCCTCCTGTCGCCGCAGATCACGTCCGCCCGGACGGTGCTGGACGGCCGCATCACCGACTCGTTCGGCGAGGACAGCCTGCTGAGCGGCGACCTGGCCGCCGCGCAGACCACCGGCATCCAGGACGGCAACGCCGACGAGCCGGTGATGTCGGTGCTGAAGCACTACGTCGCCAACGAGCAGGAGCTCGACCGCCAGACCAGCTCCTCCAACCTCGACGGGCGCACCCTGCGCGAGGTGTACGACCTGGCCTTCCAGATCGCCGTCTCGAAGGGCAACCCGGCGGGCGTGATGTGCTCGTACAACCAGGTCAACGGCGTGTACGCGTGCGAGAACCCCATCCTCAACAACCTGCTGAAGGCGGGCGGATGGAGCGGCTACGTCGTCTCCGACTTCGGCTCGGTGCACTCCACCGCGCCGTCGCTCAACGCGGGGCTCGACCAGGAGCTCAACCGGCCGATCTACTACACCCCGGCGAACATCCGCGCCGCGATCGATAATGGCTCGACCAGCATGGCGCAGGTCGATTCCGCCGCCTCGCGCGTGGTCACGGCGTACATCAAGACGGGCCTGTTCGACCACCCGCTGCCGGCGACCCCGGCCGCCTCGGTGACGAACGCCGCCAACCAGAAGGTCGCCGAGCAGATCGCGGAGCAGGGCTCGGTGCTGCTGAAGAACGACGGCGGCATCCTCCCGCTGACCAAGAAGGCCAAGACCGTCGCGGTCATCGGTCCGACGGCGTCGAAGCAGGCGACCAACGGCGTCAGCGCCGCGACCGTCTGCGCGATCAAGAACTTCGGCCCGCCGACCGCCTGCCCGAACGTCGTCGCCCCGCTCGACGCGCTGACCGAGCGTGCGGCGAAGGCCGGAGCGACGGTGGCGTTCGACAACGGCGCCGACCCGGCCGCTGCGGCGGCTGCTGCGGCGAAGGCCGATGTCGCGGTCGTCTTCGGGTACGAGATCCAGGGCGAGGGCGCCGACCGCACCTCCCTCTCGCTCGACGGCAACGGCGACGCGCTGATCGCGGCGGTCGCGGCCGCCAACCCGAACACCGTCGTGGTGCTGGAGACCGGCAGCGCGACCGACATGCCGTGGCTGTCCGCGGTGAAGGGCGTGATCCAGGCCTGGTACCCGGGTGAGCAGGGTGGCACGGCGCTGGCCCGCCTGATCTACGGCGACGCGAACTTCAGCGGCAAGCTGCCGATCACCTTCCCGAAGTCGCTGGCCGACACCCCGACGAACACGCCGGCGCAGTACCCCGGGCTCGTGAACGGCTCGCCGACCCGCCCGGCCGGCGACAAGTCGATCCGTCAGGTCAGCTACAGCGAGGGCCTCGCGGTCGGCTACAAGTGGTACGAGAGCAAGGGCATCGAGCCGCTGTTCCCGTTCGGTCACGGGCTGTCGTACTCGTCGTTCGAGTACAGCAAGCTGCAGCTCGCCCCGGCCGTCATCAACAAGGCGAACAAGTCGCTCAAGGTCTCGTTCACGGTGAAGAACACGAGCTCCACGGCCGGATCGACGACCCCGCAGGTCTACCTCACCCTCCCCGCCTCCACCGGGGAGCCCGGAGACCGGCTCGTCTCGTTCGACACGGTCACGCTGAAGCCCGGCGAGAGCAAGCGGCTCACGGTGACGATCGACCCGAACGCCGTCGACCGCCCGCTGTCGTACTACAGCACCGCCGCCAACGCGTGGGTGACCGACCCCGGCACCTACGGGATCGCGGTCGGCGACTCCTCGAAGGCGTCGCTCTCGGCGACCTTCACGGTCAACCGGTAGCGCGAGTGGAGTGACGAAGCGGGTGCCGGGCGCAGGCTCGGCACCCGCTTCCGCGCGTTCAGACCGGGACGCGCTCCCGGCCGATCGTGCTCTCGCGCACGACGAGGTGCGGCTGCAGCAGCACCCGCCGGTGCACGTGCCCGCCGTGCTCGTCACGCAGCTCGCCGAGCAGGAGGTCGACGGCCGCGCGGCCCATCTCCTCGCCCTGCATCGACACCGAGCTGAGCGGGATGGCGCCGCCCCACGCGGCCGAGTTGTGGTCGCAGCCCATGACCGCGACGTCCTCCGGGACGCTGATGCCCGCGTTGGTGAGCTCGTTGATGATCGCCATGGCGAGGAGGTCGGTGACCGCGAGCACGGCGTCCGGGCGCTCCTGCTCCGGCATGCCCGCGAGCCGGCGACCGGCGTCGGCGCCGCCCGGCGGGTCGAGGTCGACGGTGTCGAGCTCGATCAGCGTCACCGCGCCTCCCGCCTCCTCGACGGCCGCCCGCACGCCCCGCCGCCGGTCGTGCACGGGCTGGTAGTCGTCGTGGGCGGCGACGAAGGCGATGCGCGTGCGGCCGAGGTCGATCAGGTGCTTGGCGGCGATGTAGCCGGCGCGTTCGTTGTCGATCAGCACGCGGCAGGAGTCGGTCAGCTTCGAGTCGAAGTTGACCACGACGACGGGTCGCCCGTGGCGGCGCACGCGCGCGATCTGCTCGTCCGACTCCTGCATGGGCGCCAGGATCACGCCGGAGACCCGGGCGCTGTCGAAGAAGGAGAGGTGCGCGTCCTGCACGGCCAGGTCGTTGTTGGCGCTCGCCAGCTGGAGGGTGAACGCCTGCGACTGCGCCTGCTCCTGCGCGCCGCGGGCGACGTCGACGAAGAGCGAGTTGGTGAGGTCGATGACGACCAGCCCGATCGAGCGCGCGTCGCCGGAGCGCAGCGCGCGAGCGGTCTGGTTGAGCGTGAAGCCGAGCTGCTCGATCGCCTTCTCGACCTTGCTGCGCGTGCTGCCCGCCACCTTCTCGGGGTGGTTGAGAACGTTCGAGACGGTCGCGACCGACACGCCGGCGAGCTCGGCGACGTGGTGCATGTTCGGCGGCCCGGCCGCTCCGCCGCGCGCACCGTTCTTGCGCATCATGTCGATCATCCTAGGGCGAAGGCAGGCGCACGCACGCAGGCCCCGGGTGCTCGCCGCCCTCGGCCACGAGCACCGCTCCCGCGGGCACGTCGACGACCGTGCCGCCCGCGTCCGCGCGAACCACGATGTCACCCTGGGGCGCGGGGATGCGCGCCTCCGCCCACTCCAGCCCGCCCAGCGCCGGTGCGACGGCGAAACGCGCCCACCCGTCGGCGAGTGGCCGCACGCCGAGGATCGCGTCGGGCAGCAGCGCGGCGGGCGACGAGGACCACGCGTGGCAGAGGCTCTTGCCGAAGGGGCGCCCGTACATCTCGTACGGCGAGGCGCCCGGCTCGGCGAACTCCTCCCAGAAGCTGGTCGCCCCGGCGGCGAGCATGCCGCCCCACAGCTCGCGCACGCACTCGACCGCCGTCGCCGGCTCGCCGGCCTCGATGAGCGCGCGCAGCAGGAATCCGGTCATGAAGGGCGTGCCCGCCCGCCGGGTGCCGGTGAGCAGTGCGCGCATGGCCGGGGTCACATCGCCGTCCGCTCCGCCGAGCCTGGCCAGCACCGCCAGGAAGTTCGGGTACGGGGAGGCCGCGGAGGCGCCGTCCGCGTACTCGCGCCAGACCTGCCCCTCGGCGTCCCACGCCGTGCGGTGCAGCGTCGAGCGCACGGTCGCGGCCAGTGCCTCCCATCGCCCGGCACCGGGATGCCCGACCGAGCCGAGCAGGTGCGCCGCCGAGGTGAGCGCCCAGTGCCACAGCACCTGCAGCGCGGTGGCGTCGCGGGCCGGGTCCGCCTCCACGCCCCAGTCGATGAAGACGAGCTTGAGGAAGTCGTCGTCCCCGGGGCGGGGGCGCAGGAGGCCGTCGTCGCCCGCCTGCTCGGCGAGGCCCTCCACGAATGCGTGGAGGTGGTCGGCCTCGCCCGCCAGGTAGGCGCGGGCGTCGAACGCGCTCGCGAAGAAGCCCGTCCCGATCACCCACCAGAGGGAGTAGTCGGAGATGCCGTTCACGAAGCCGTGCCGCGGGCGGCCCAGCGCGGTGAGGCTGGCTGCCACGATGCCGCCGTCGCCGAACGCGTACGCGTTGGCGAGCGTGTTGAGCGCCTGGTCGCCGATCCACGGCATGCGGTCGCGCTTGATGCCGTCGAGCATGAGGCCCTGCATGCACACGCGGAGGGTGTCGGCGCTGACCTGCCAGATCCGCGTCAGCTCGTCGTCGGAGCACGAGAAGGCGCCTGCACGCGGTGTGGGCCGGCGCGACGCCTCGACGATCACGTCCGTGATGGGGTTGTCGCTCTCGACACGCAGGTACCGGAAGCCGAGCCGGTGCGCGGTGGTCCAGCGGCCGTCCGGGAGCCGGACGACGTCGTGCCGCGTCTCCGCCGCCTCCGGGTCGGCCAGCGCCTCCTCGCGCGACTCGCCCGACGAGACGACGGGCTCGGCGATCGACGCGAACACCGGGCGGCCGAGCAGCGGGCCGTCGGCCTCCCACAGGCCGTCCCGCAGGGTGAGCGGCACGGCGACGACCGGCTCGGGCTGTACATGCGGGGGAGCCTCGCCGTGCGCCGCCACGGCGACGGCCGGCTGCCAGTCCTCGCCGGGGAGTCGCACCTCCACCCGCGCCGCGTCGGGCAGCTCGATCGCGGGAGGGACGGCCGCGACCATGAAGGGGTCGCCGCCATCCACCCGGAACTCGGCCGCCGACGCCGGCTGGGCGTGGTTGAGCGCGTAGTCGACGTGGCGGTTGGCCGCGAAGCCGGAGCGGACGAGCTCGTGCAGCATCCCGAGCTCGTACTGCCGGGGCGGGTAGTACCAGGTCACGGGGTGCCGACGGCGAGGGTCTCAGAGTGGAGGGGTGCCGTGGCGGGCTCGGTGAAGCGGTGCCGCCCCGCCCCGACCTGCTCGGTGCGGCCGCTGGGCAGCACGACCTCGGCGGTGGTCGCGGTCGGCACCTCCACGGCCAGGTCGAACACGCCGTCGGCCAGCGTCCAGGCCACGCTCGCGCGGCCGTACGGCGTCTCCAGCTCACGGGAGGCGCGCGTCAGGCCGCCGCCCGGCTGCGGCGCGAACCGCAGCCGCCGGAAGCCGGGCTCCAGCGGCGCGATCCCCGCGACCGTGGTGTGCAGCCAGTCGGCGACCGAGCCGAGGGCGTAGTGGTTGAACGAGGTCATCTCGCCCGGGTTCACCGTGCCGTCGGGCAGGAGGCTGTCCCAGCGCTCCCAGATCGTCGTCCCTCCCGAGAGCACGGTGTAGAGCCACGACGGGCACTCGCGCTCGAGCAGCAGGCGGTAGGCGGCGTCCGTCCGGCCGCCCTTGCTGAGCGCGTCCGCGATGAGCGGCGTGCCCGCGAAGCCGGTGCCGATGCGGTAGCCGTTCTCGGCGACCAGCTCCGCGAGGGCCGCGCCGGCGTGGGCCAGCTCGTCGGCGTCGAACAGGTCGAACGCGATGGCGAGGGCGTACGCAGCCTGCGCGTGGTTGCTCAGCCGGCCGCCGGGAAGCACGTACTCGCGGCGGAAGGCCGCGCGCACCTCCTCGGCCAGGGCGCGGTAGCGCTCGGCGTCCGCGTCGTGGCCCAGCTCGGCCGCGATCAGCGAGAGCACCCGCGTGGAGTGCTCGAAGTACGCGCTGGCGACGAGGTACTTGTCGGTCTCGGCGACGGTCGGGTCCTCGGGCGGCGCGGTGGGGTCCAGCCAGTCGCCCAGCTGCATGCCGGTGTTCCAGAGCCGGGAGGGGCCGGCGAGCCGCTCCAGCAGGTCGACCCACGCCCGCCCGCTGTCGTACTGGTCCGCGAGCACCTGGCGGTCGCCGTAGTGCTGGTAGAGGACCCACGGTGTGAGCACGGCGGCGTCGCCCCAGACCGCGCCGGGCTTGATCGGCGTCCAGAAGTCGCCGCCCGGGATGACCGGCACGTACCAGGGCACGGTGCCGTCGGGCAGCTGCTCGGCCGCGACGTCCTTCAGCCAGGAGGCGAGGAAGCCCGAGACGTCGTACAGCCCGGCCGCGGTCGGCGCGAAGACCTGGATGTCGCCGGTCCAGCCCAGGCGCTCGTCGCGCTGCGGGCAGTCGGTCGGGATGTCGACGAAGTTGCTGCGCATGCTCCACAGCACGTTCTCGTGCAGGCGGTCCACGAGCGGGTCGGAGGAGGAGAAGGTGCCGGTGCGCCGCATGTCCGAGTGGATCGCGACGGCGACGACTTCGAGGTCGCGCGGGTCGCCGCTCCAGCCGGACACCTCGGCGTAGCGGAAGCCGTGGATGGTGAACCGCGGCTCCCAGTCGATCGGGCCGCCGTCGGCGACGTACTCGTCGACCGAGGCTGCGAGCCGGAGGGTGCGCGTGTAGAGCTCGCCGCCCTGCAGCACCTCGGCGTGGCGCAGCGTCAGCTGTTCGCCCGCGACCGAGGAGGAGGCGCGCAGGCGGAGCCGGCCCGCCAGGTTCTGGCCGAAGTCGAGCAGCACGCGGCCGCCATCGAGCGGGGTGGCGCTGACCGGACGCAGCTCGGCCGTGCGGCGCACGGGCGGCCCGTCGGGCGCGACCAGCAGGGAGGTGTCGAACGGCTCGACCGTGACCGGCTCCCACCCTGCGTCGTCGAAGCCGGGGCGGGACCAGCCGGGCAGGTGCTCGGCGGCGATGTGGCGCTCGCCGTCGTAGAGGCCTGAGCGCTCGATGGGGGAGGGATGCGTGCGCCAGGAGGCGTCCGTGACCACGGTGGTGACCGTGCCGTCGGCGCCGGTCAGCTCCAGCTCGGCGAAGAAGGAGGTGCGGTCGCCGTAGAAGCCGCGCGTGCCTCCGTCGAACCCGATGCGGCCGCGGTACCACCCGTCGCCGAGCCAGGCGCCGAGCGCGTTCGCGCCGGGCTGGACGAGGTCGGTGACGTCGTAGGACGCGACGCGGAGGCGGTGCTGGTAAGCGGTCCACCCGGGGGCGAGCACGTCGTCGCCGACGCGGTGACCATTGAGCTCAGCCTCGAAGACGCCGTGCGCGGTCGCGCGCAGCACGGCGCGCACGACATCGGCGGGGGCGTCGAACGCGCGGCGGAGCAGCGCCGGCCGGCCGTCGCGGTCGTCGGGCTGGGCGCCGGGGCCGACCGCCTGCGCGGTCCAGTCGGCGGGGGAGAGGAGGCCGGCCTCCCCGACGGCGGGGACGGACCACTCGGAGACCGTGTCTCCGCCGTGCACGCGGACCCGCACCTCGGCGACCTCGCGCGAGCGCAGCGGCTCGTCGGGCCACGGCACGAAGACGGAGTCGGAGCCGGCGACCTCGAACACGCGGGTCTCGCCCGCGCGGGTCACCTCGACCTCGTAGCCGGTCTGCGTCCAGTCGCGGTCGGTGGCCGCCGTGCGCCAGCTCAGGCGCGGGGCGGCGACGCCGATCCCGAGCGCCGGCCCGCTGTCGCGGCGCTCGAAGCGCGGCTGTTCGACGACGACGGTCATGTACTCCTCCTCGAGTGGAACGGTGCTGCTGCGGCGAGGGTGCGGCCGCGGCGTGCTCGAAGGCTACCCCGATTCGTTAGAACGTTTCAAGCTCGATTCAGCCACGAAGGGCCGCAGAATGATTGCGATGCGCCGGATGTGTTGACACTGCGAGTGACCGTGTGCTTTCATACCCGTTGAAACGTTCTAATCACGTTCGCGACTCCGGACGCGACCCTTTTCAAGGAGGAAAAGTGATCACAGCAACCCGACGGGCGCGGCGGCTCGCCGTCATCGGCGCCGTCCTCACGGCCGGAGCCCTGGCTCTGACCGCGTGCTCGGGAGGCGGCGGCAGCAGCAGCAGCGGTGGCGGCAACTTCACCACGCTCGGCCTGACCAGCAACTCCACCCCCAACGACACCCTCAAGGCGCTCTCGACCGCCGGCTGCCAGGCCGCGCAGAAGGACGCGCCGATCAAGACGGACGCCGACGAGCAGACCCAGCACGACCAGAAGCTGCAGCTCCTCGCGGGCCAGAACGCCCTCCCGAGCATCTTCGTCAGCCCGAACACCCCCGACCTCGCCAAGCAGTTCATCAAGGGCGGCAAGCTGGTCGACATCGGCGCCGAGCTGAAGAAGGACGACCTGCAGGACCAGATCCTCCCGGTCGCCGCCTCCACCATCGAGAAGCTCTACGGCCAGGACAGCGTCTACGCCCTGCCGAACGAGCTGAACATCGAGGGCATCTGGTACAACAAGAAGCTCTTCGCCGACAACGGCATCGAGGTCCCCGGCACCTGGGACGAGCTCACCGCCGCCGCTGAGAAGCTGCAGTCCACGGGCGTCCAGGCGTTCGCCGGCGACGGCAAGGACGGCTGGCCGATCACCCGCTTCGTCGGCGCCTACCTCTTCCGCGACCTCGGCCCCGACGCCCTGCAGGACGTCGCCGACGGCAAGGCCAAGCTGACCGACGCCGACTACGTGAAGGCGGCCGACGAGGTCTCCAAGCTCGGCAAGGCCGGCGCGTTCGGCCAGGGGGTCGCCTCCACCGACTACAACGGTGCGACCAACCAGTTCCTGACCGGCAAGGCGGGCATGTTCTACATGGGCTCGTGGATCCTGTCGAACTTCAACGACGAGTCGCAGAACAAGATCGGCGCCGACAACATCGGGTTCATGCCGTTCCCGGCCGTCGACGGCGGCAAGGGCAGCATCGACCAGACCCCGGCGAACGTCGGCCAGCCGCTCATGATGAGCAAGGCCGCGTACGGCAAGGGCGGCGCCGCCTGGCTCAAGTGCATCGCGGAGGGCTACGGCGACGAGGTGCTCTCGAAGAGCGGCGTGGTCTCGGGCTTCAAGCTGAAGGACACCCCGAGCGACCTCCCGGCCCTGACCCAGACGGTCCAGAAGCAGATCAACGACTCGAAGTCGTCGGTGCTGTGGTTCGAGGCGCTGTTCAACTCGAAGGCGACCACGGTCAGCCAGTCCAACGGCGGCTCGCTGGGCAACGGCTCCCTCTCGGGCGCCGACTTCATGCAGCAGGTCCAGGGCGCCCTCGGCCAGTAATGTGCAACGCGGGGTGCGGCGGCGAGTCCGGCGCACCCCGCGTCTATCAGAAAGCAACCGCACCATGAACTC
The sequence above is a segment of the Leifsonia williamsii genome. Coding sequences within it:
- a CDS encoding LacI family DNA-binding transcriptional regulator, encoding MMRKNGARGGAAGPPNMHHVAELAGVSVATVSNVLNHPEKVAGSTRSKVEKAIEQLGFTLNQTARALRSGDARSIGLVVIDLTNSLFVDVARGAQEQAQSQAFTLQLASANNDLAVQDAHLSFFDSARVSGVILAPMQESDEQIARVRRHGRPVVVVNFDSKLTDSCRVLIDNERAGYIAAKHLIDLGRTRIAFVAAHDDYQPVHDRRRGVRAAVEEAGGAVTLIELDTVDLDPPGGADAGRRLAGMPEQERPDAVLAVTDLLAMAIINELTNAGISVPEDVAVMGCDHNSAAWGGAIPLSSVSMQGEEMGRAAVDLLLGELRDEHGGHVHRRVLLQPHLVVRESTIGRERVPV
- a CDS encoding alpha-L-rhamnosidase, with translation MTVVVEQPRFERRDSGPALGIGVAAPRLSWRTAATDRDWTQTGYEVEVTRAGETRVFEVAGSDSVFVPWPDEPLRSREVAEVRVRVHGGDTVSEWSVPAVGEAGLLSPADWTAQAVGPGAQPDDRDGRPALLRRAFDAPADVVRAVLRATAHGVFEAELNGHRVGDDVLAPGWTAYQHRLRVASYDVTDLVQPGANALGAWLGDGWYRGRIGFDGGTRGFYGDRTSFFAELELTGADGTVTTVVTDASWRTHPSPIERSGLYDGERHIAAEHLPGWSRPGFDDAGWEPVTVEPFDTSLLVAPDGPPVRRTAELRPVSATPLDGGRVLLDFGQNLAGRLRLRASSSVAGEQLTLRHAEVLQGGELYTRTLRLAASVDEYVADGGPIDWEPRFTIHGFRYAEVSGWSGDPRDLEVVAVAIHSDMRRTGTFSSSDPLVDRLHENVLWSMRSNFVDIPTDCPQRDERLGWTGDIQVFAPTAAGLYDVSGFLASWLKDVAAEQLPDGTVPWYVPVIPGGDFWTPIKPGAVWGDAAVLTPWVLYQHYGDRQVLADQYDSGRAWVDLLERLAGPSRLWNTGMQLGDWLDPTAPPEDPTVAETDKYLVASAYFEHSTRVLSLIAAELGHDADAERYRALAEEVRAAFRREYVLPGGRLSNHAQAAYALAIAFDLFDADELAHAGAALAELVAENGYRIGTGFAGTPLIADALSKGGRTDAAYRLLLERECPSWLYTVLSGGTTIWERWDSLLPDGTVNPGEMTSFNHYALGSVADWLHTTVAGIAPLEPGFRRLRFAPQPGGGLTRASRELETPYGRASVAWTLADGVFDLAVEVPTATTAEVVLPSGRTEQVGAGRHRFTEPATAPLHSETLAVGTP
- a CDS encoding beta-glucosidase; translated protein: MHVSHPRKGDRRAGPGAGSRTRSGVGWKRWIAPAAAVGLLVSALSAGPALAQSSAGQAAADRGKPVPAGCPWMDTSKSPEKRAQLLLAASTLDQKLRWLDEQAANNPTQTTFNGVTYPAQVPCTPTVAYADGPDYVRGPNGVTIFPAQLALASSWSTELATAKGKAQADEAFRAGRNGLLSPQITSARTVLDGRITDSFGEDSLLSGDLAAAQTTGIQDGNADEPVMSVLKHYVANEQELDRQTSSSNLDGRTLREVYDLAFQIAVSKGNPAGVMCSYNQVNGVYACENPILNNLLKAGGWSGYVVSDFGSVHSTAPSLNAGLDQELNRPIYYTPANIRAAIDNGSTSMAQVDSAASRVVTAYIKTGLFDHPLPATPAASVTNAANQKVAEQIAEQGSVLLKNDGGILPLTKKAKTVAVIGPTASKQATNGVSAATVCAIKNFGPPTACPNVVAPLDALTERAAKAGATVAFDNGADPAAAAAAAAKADVAVVFGYEIQGEGADRTSLSLDGNGDALIAAVAAANPNTVVVLETGSATDMPWLSAVKGVIQAWYPGEQGGTALARLIYGDANFSGKLPITFPKSLADTPTNTPAQYPGLVNGSPTRPAGDKSIRQVSYSEGLAVGYKWYESKGIEPLFPFGHGLSYSSFEYSKLQLAPAVINKANKSLKVSFTVKNTSSTAGSTTPQVYLTLPASTGEPGDRLVSFDTVTLKPGESKRLTVTIDPNAVDRPLSYYSTAANAWVTDPGTYGIAVGDSSKASLSATFTVNR
- a CDS encoding ABC transporter substrate-binding protein, whose protein sequence is MITATRRARRLAVIGAVLTAGALALTACSGGGGSSSSGGGNFTTLGLTSNSTPNDTLKALSTAGCQAAQKDAPIKTDADEQTQHDQKLQLLAGQNALPSIFVSPNTPDLAKQFIKGGKLVDIGAELKKDDLQDQILPVAASTIEKLYGQDSVYALPNELNIEGIWYNKKLFADNGIEVPGTWDELTAAAEKLQSTGVQAFAGDGKDGWPITRFVGAYLFRDLGPDALQDVADGKAKLTDADYVKAADEVSKLGKAGAFGQGVASTDYNGATNQFLTGKAGMFYMGSWILSNFNDESQNKIGADNIGFMPFPAVDGGKGSIDQTPANVGQPLMMSKAAYGKGGAAWLKCIAEGYGDEVLSKSGVVSGFKLKDTPSDLPALTQTVQKQINDSKSSVLWFEALFNSKATTVSQSNGGSLGNGSLSGADFMQQVQGALGQ
- a CDS encoding alpha-L-rhamnosidase C-terminal domain-containing protein, which encodes MTWYYPPRQYELGMLHELVRSGFAANRHVDYALNHAQPASAAEFRVDGGDPFMVAAVPPAIELPDAARVEVRLPGEDWQPAVAVAAHGEAPPHVQPEPVVAVPLTLRDGLWEADGPLLGRPVFASIAEPVVSSGESREEALADPEAAETRHDVVRLPDGRWTTAHRLGFRYLRVESDNPITDVIVEASRRPTPRAGAFSCSDDELTRIWQVSADTLRVCMQGLMLDGIKRDRMPWIGDQALNTLANAYAFGDGGIVAASLTALGRPRHGFVNGISDYSLWWVIGTGFFASAFDARAYLAGEADHLHAFVEGLAEQAGDDGLLRPRPGDDDFLKLVFIDWGVEADPARDATALQVLWHWALTSAAHLLGSVGHPGAGRWEALAATVRSTLHRTAWDAEGQVWREYADGASAASPYPNFLAVLARLGGADGDVTPAMRALLTGTRRAGTPFMTGFLLRALIEAGEPATAVECVRELWGGMLAAGATSFWEEFAEPGASPYEMYGRPFGKSLCHAWSSSPAALLPDAILGVRPLADGWARFAVAPALGGLEWAEARIPAPQGDIVVRADAGGTVVDVPAGAVLVAEGGEHPGPACVRLPSP